In the bacterium genome, AGAGAATAGGCGGCTATAAACCTTCCCAGCATCATCTCTTTGACCATGACCAGCGCCGCGCCGGCGGTCAGCAGAGCGATGGAGATCATGGCCCCCATGGCCGAGACCAAAGCGGTGAGACGGGCCTGCAGATTGCCCAGCCGTTCCACCTGGGCTTGAAAATCGGCAAAAGCCGCCTGATTGAGATGCACAAACGCCGGCGCCGCCGCGACAGAGGCGATCTCATCGATGTTCTGAATGCTGTTGATGTAGACCGATTCCAACGCGGCATGCGCTTTCATGACACTGCGTTGCTGCTCGCGAATGGGACGGCTTCGCCGCCACAGCAGCCAGGCGTAGGCGGGCAGCGGCGCCAGAGTGATCCAGCCCAGCGAAGAAGAAAAATAAAACATGAACCCCAGACCGCCGATCACCATCACCGAATCCAGCAGCACGCTTTGCAGGATGAACAGGCCGGCGCGGTAGATCTGCAGACTGTCGTTGATGCGTGCCGTGATGTCGCCGGTCTTGCGGCCGTCGAAAAACGGCTTGGCGAGATGGAAAAGATGCTCGATGAAATCATCGGTTGCGCTGCGGCTCAGATTCCTGTTGGCCACAACCAGAAAGCGGTCGCGCAGATAGCCGAGAGCGGTGCGCAGGCCGAGGAGCACGACCAACAGCAGGGCGAGAAAAATAAGATTGTGAAAATCGGCCAAGGGGATCAGGCGGTCGATGAGGGTCTGAATGATCAGCAGCGTGCCCAAGCCCAGGGCGGTGTGAAGGAAGCCACTGAAGACGATCTGCATCAGCCAGGGCGATTGCCGGCGCAGATAATCGCCGAGCCAGGCGATCCAGGAGCGGCTGCGCTGCTGCAGCAGGCGGCCGTTCGGCTGCAGCAGAATGACGCAGCGGCGGGCCCAGAGGGCTTCAAACTTTGTCCGGCTGAGATACGAGCGGCCTTTGGCCGGATCGCCGACATACAGCCGCTCTTTTACGATCTTGTAAATCACTAGAAAATGGTTCCAGCCGTCGGCCAGAACGACATGGGCGATACAAGGCAATGGCTGCTGCCGCAGATCAGCAAAAGAACCGCAGACGCCGCGCGCCTGAAAGCCGAGACGTTGACCGGCGCGCACCATATCCAACATGGTGGTGCCGTTCAGGTCCGTGTTGCACCAGGCCCGTATGTGCGCCAGGCCGGCATCCCCACCGTAAAATCGCAACACACTCAGCAGCGCCGCCGGTCCGCAATCCAACCGGTCGTATTGACGCACCAGCGGATATTTCGTCAGCCGCAGCCTCATGGCTTTTAATACATATTTTCGCACATACTGTCAAGGGACAAAATCGCCACAGGGAAAAAGTTAAAAGTTGGAAGTTGGAAGGGTAAAGTTGGAAGGGGGTAGTTACACTGTAAAAGGGGGAAAAAGAGAAAAAGGGCTGAACCGTGAAACGTTGCGGGGAACAATGCGCCGAAAAAAGACCAAAGGATCTCGGCTGGGACCTGAGCGCTATAGGGCGGCGGTCTTATAATCGCAGCACAATCGCCGTTTCTGGTATTCCGAGGGCGTCATGCCCATATGGATGCGGAAAGCGCGGCGGAAGGTTCGCACGGATTGAAAGCCCACCGCTCTGGCCAGCTGGTGCAGGTAGGGATACTGCGGCCACAGCAGGATGGCCCGTTCAATCCGCCTTTTCTCTATCAGTCGGTGCGGCGAAAATGCGAAATGTTCGTGGGTCAGTTCACGCAAAAAAGAAGGAGAAATATGCAGCAAATCTGCCAGCATTTCCACGCCGAAACTAACATTGTGCAGATTTTCCTGGATGATCCGTTCGATCTGGTCCGCGATTCTCATTTGGCAACATTTCCCATTTGGATGCCAAAATCCTGCTGAACAGCAGCGCACAGCGAGTTGCCACGATCATGATCTGTTGCTCCAGGTCCCCACGTCCCCCCAGCCAACGGTTAAAACCAATCGCAAAAGATAGCGATAAACCGCCGTTTATTCAACTATTAGTATAAATAAAATAATCGATTTTGTCAAGCGGATTCGTCAAAAACTGCGAAAAATCTTTACAACAGATTGACCCGCATGTTGTCAAAAAAAACGGGATGCGCCGCCGGGCTGCATCCCGTTGCTGATGTAATCCAGTTTATTTTTTCATCCACTCCACCACAGCGGCCAGCCCTTTTTTAAAATCCGCGTCCGGCTTATAGCCGAGGAACTGCTGCGCTTTGCCGATATTGGCCAGCGAATGCTTGACGTCGCCGGGCCGAGAAGGAACATAGTCCA is a window encoding:
- a CDS encoding helix-turn-helix transcriptional regulator; amino-acid sequence: MRIADQIERIIQENLHNVSFGVEMLADLLHISPSFLRELTHEHFAFSPHRLIEKRRIERAILLWPQYPYLHQLARAVGFQSVRTFRRAFRIHMGMTPSEYQKRRLCCDYKTAAL